The proteins below are encoded in one region of Elusimicrobiota bacterium:
- the aspA_2 gene encoding Aspartate ammonia-lyase, which yields MYLYWSTESSFSYHRKKELTQLSMTTTRTEKDSIGIKEIPADAYYGINALRGKENFPISGLTAHPRFIDAFMYIKKAAAQANKELGLIKPEQADSISQACEEVLAGKFRDQFIVDVFQMGAGTALHMNVNEVLANRAVEILGGKKGDYSRVNPNDHVNFGQSTNDVFPTAIRVATRLFLNELIPVVDNLGDVFLDKGKEFDDVIKSARTHLQDAVPIRLGQEFSAYGLAIKRCAKRILQSASEIEELGIGGSAAGTGLNTHPSYAKRVVDLLSKDTKATFRPAEDKREAMQSQRSVAEVSSAIKNLALEMTRISNDLRLLSSGPTTGFAEIFLPGLAAGSSIMPGKVNPSMPEMMNMVCYQVIGNDMAISLAVQAGQLELNVMMPLMAYDMMFTIEIFKNALQVFTDLCAKGISADKDKCRRYAEMSMSLATALNPIIGYAKAAEIVKEAMKTGKTIVETIKEKNILSPEKLEEVLNLKSLTEPGVPK from the coding sequence ATGTATTTATACTGGTCCACGGAATCAAGTTTTAGTTACCATCGAAAAAAGGAATTAACCCAACTCTCTATGACAACCACTCGAACTGAAAAAGATTCTATCGGCATAAAAGAGATCCCGGCTGACGCTTATTACGGTATCAATGCGCTGCGCGGCAAAGAAAACTTTCCCATTTCTGGTTTGACGGCGCATCCCCGTTTTATCGATGCCTTCATGTACATCAAAAAAGCGGCCGCTCAAGCCAACAAAGAGTTGGGCCTGATCAAACCTGAACAAGCCGATTCCATTTCGCAAGCCTGCGAGGAAGTGTTGGCGGGAAAATTCCGAGATCAATTTATTGTCGATGTCTTCCAAATGGGCGCGGGTACCGCGCTCCATATGAATGTGAATGAAGTGTTGGCGAACCGGGCCGTTGAAATTTTGGGGGGAAAGAAGGGAGACTATTCGCGCGTCAATCCCAACGACCATGTGAATTTCGGCCAATCCACCAACGACGTGTTCCCCACCGCGATCCGTGTGGCCACACGTCTTTTCTTGAATGAATTAATTCCGGTGGTTGATAATTTGGGCGATGTTTTCCTCGACAAGGGAAAAGAGTTTGACGATGTCATCAAGTCCGCCCGGACACATTTGCAAGATGCGGTGCCCATTCGGCTTGGCCAAGAATTTTCCGCCTACGGATTGGCGATCAAACGTTGCGCGAAGAGAATCCTTCAATCCGCCTCTGAAATTGAAGAGTTGGGCATTGGCGGGAGCGCGGCTGGAACAGGACTCAACACGCACCCCAGTTATGCGAAGCGCGTGGTCGACCTTTTATCCAAAGATACCAAGGCGACGTTTCGGCCCGCCGAAGACAAGCGCGAAGCCATGCAAAGCCAACGTTCGGTGGCGGAGGTTTCCTCGGCCATCAAAAACCTGGCTTTGGAAATGACGCGAATCTCAAATGATCTGAGACTTTTGTCCTCCGGTCCCACCACGGGTTTTGCCGAAATTTTCCTTCCCGGGCTGGCCGCAGGTTCTTCCATTATGCCGGGCAAGGTGAACCCCTCCATGCCCGAGATGATGAATATGGTTTGTTATCAAGTGATCGGAAACGACATGGCCATTTCGCTCGCGGTGCAGGCCGGTCAGTTGGAACTCAATGTGATGATGCCGCTCATGGCCTACGACATGATGTTCACGATCGAAATTTTTAAAAACGCGTTGCAAGTTTTCACGGATCTCTGCGCGAAGGGCATTTCGGCCGATAAAGACAAATGCCGTCGGTACGCGGAAATGTCTATGTCCTTGGCCACCGCTCTTAACCCCATCATTGGGTATGCGAAAGCCGCCGAGATTGTGAAGGAAGCCATGAAAACGGGAAAAACCATTGTTGAAACCATCAAGGAAAAAAACATTTTGTCTCCTGAAAAATTGGAGGAAGTATTAAATCTGAAATCGTTAACCGAACCTGGAGTGCCCAAATGA